The DNA segment CCAGGGGATTGGCACGTTCTCGTACCGCTGCGGCAGCGATGATCCGGGCCGGTGAGGTCACCGTCGACGGGACAGTGGTCACCCGGCCGGGCATCACCGTCTCCCCGGATGCCCGGATCGGCGTCGCCGAGGCCGCCCGGTGGGTCTCTCGGGCCGCGGACAAGCTCATCGGTGCACTGGACGCGTTCGACCTGCAGGTCGGCGGCCGGGCGCTGGACGCCGGTGCGTCGACCGGCGGTTTCAGCCAGGTGCTGTTGGATCGCGGCTGCCGGGAGGTCTACGCCGTCGACGTCGGGCACGACCAGCTCGCCGCACCCCTGCGCCAGGATCCCCGGGTGCACAACCTGGAAGGGCTGCACCTGCGCGATCTCGAGCTCGACCGCCACCTGGCCGGCCGCCGGGTGGACCTGGCCGTGGGGGATGTCTCGTTCATCTCCCTGACCAAACTGCTGGCTCCGATCCTCGATGTCGTCGATCCGGCCGGTTGGGCACTGCTGCTGGTGAAGCCGCAGTTCGAGGTGGGCCGCTCAGGGTTGGACAAACATGGTGTGGTCGCCAATCCGGGCCTGCGGCAGCAAGCAGTGGACAGGGTCGTCGCCTGTGCGGATGCGCTGGGATGGCACTGCCGGGGGACGATGCAGAGCCCGC comes from the Naumannella halotolerans genome and includes:
- a CDS encoding TlyA family RNA methyltransferase — its product is MSERLDVALAARGLARSRTAAAAMIRAGEVTVDGTVVTRPGITVSPDARIGVAEAARWVSRAADKLIGALDAFDLQVGGRALDAGASTGGFSQVLLDRGCREVYAVDVGHDQLAAPLRQDPRVHNLEGLHLRDLELDRHLAGRRVDLAVGDVSFISLTKLLAPILDVVDPAGWALLLVKPQFEVGRSGLDKHGVVANPGLRQQAVDRVVACADALGWHCRGTMQSPLPGTTGNLEHFVHLTGS